A part of Aegilops tauschii subsp. strangulata cultivar AL8/78 chromosome 2, Aet v6.0, whole genome shotgun sequence genomic DNA contains:
- the LOC109786065 gene encoding scarecrow-like protein 23 isoform X1 — MLYQVIAGVLSRAPATDAMKAKRAASMPDDEEKARGKRLQLHGSASEQGLAAAAGEEGERVAEAPETRGLRLLRLLLRCAEAVAMDQLPEARDMLQEVAELASPFGSSPERVAAYFGDALCARVLSSYLGAYSPLALRPLAAAQSRRISSAFQAYNALSPLVKFSHFTANKAILQALDGEDHVHVIDLDIMQGLQWPGLFHMLASRPRRPLSLRVTGLGASLDVLEATGRRLADFAASLGLPFEFQPIEGKIGHVADTTALLGPRHRHREATVVHWMHHCLYDVTGSDVGTVRLLKSLRPKLITIVEQDLGHSGDFLGRFVEALHYYSALFDALRDGAGAAEEERHAVERQLLGAEIRNIVAVGGPKRTGEVRVERWGDELRRAGFRPVSLAGSPAAQARLLIGMYPWKGYTLAEEDGCLKLGWKDLSLLTASSWEPTEDEHAAVAEQKRHDS, encoded by the exons ATGCTCTACCAAGTCATCGCA GGCGTCCTGTCGCGCGCGCCCGCCACCGACGCGATGAAGGCCAAGCGGGCGGCGTCGATGCCCGACGACGAGGAGAAGGCGCGCGGGAAGCGGCTGCAGCTGCATGGCTCCGCCTCCGAGCAGGGGCTGGCGGCGGCCgcgggggaggagggggagcgggtGGCGGAGGCGCCGGAGACGCGCGGGCTGCGGCTGCTGAGGCTGCTGCTCAGGTGCGCGGAGGCGGTTGCCATGGACCAGCTGCCGGAGGCGCGGGACATGCTGCAGGAGGTCGCCGAGCTGGCGTCCCCGTTCGGGTCGTCCCCGGAGCGCGTCGCGGCCTACTTCGGCGACGCGCTGTGCGCGCGCGTGCTCAGCTCGTACCTGGGCGCCTACTCGCCGCTCGCGCTCCGCCCGCTCGCGGCCGCGCAGAGCCGCCGCATCTCCTCGGCGTTCCAGGCGTACAACGCGCTCTCCCCGCTCGTCAAGTTCTCGCACTTCACGGCCAACAAGGCCATCCTGCAGGCGCTCGACGGCGAGGACCACGTCCACGTCATCGACCTCGACATCATGCAGGGGCTGCAGTGGCCGGGGCTGTTCCACATGCTCGCGTCCCGCCCCCGCAGGCCGCTCTCGCTCCGGGTCACCGGGCTCGGCGCCTCGCTCGACGTCCTCGAGGCCaccggccgccgcctcgccgacTTCGCGGCGTCGCTCGGGCTGCCCTTCGAGTTCCAGCCCATCGAGGGGAAGATCGGGCACGTCGCAGACACCACCGCCCTCCTCGGCCCGCGCCACCGCCACAGGGAGGCCACCGTCGTGCACTGGATGCACCACTGCCTCTACGACGTGACGGGCTCCGACGTCGGCACGGTGCGGCTGCTCAAGAGCCTGCGGCCGAAGCTGATCACGATCGTGGAGCAGGACCTGGGGCACAGCGGCGACTTCCTGGGCCGGTTCGTTGAGGCGCTGCACTACTACTCGGCGCTGTTCGACGCGCTGCGCGACGGCGCGGGCGCCGCGGAGGAGGAGCGGCACGCGGTGGAGCGGCAGCTCCTGGGCGCGGAGATACGGAACATCGTGGCCGTCGGGGGCCCGAAGCGGACGGGCGAGGTGCGGGTGGAGCGGTGGGGCGACGAGCTGCGCCGCGCAGGGTTCCGGCCCGTGTCCCTCGCCGGGAGCCCCGCCGCGCAGGCCAGGCTGCTGATCGGCATGTACCCGTGGAAGGGCTACACGCTGGCGGAGGAGGACGGGTGCCTCAAGCTCGGGTGGAAGGACCTCTCGTTGCTCACAGCATCGTCGTGGGAGCCGACGGAAGACGAGCACGCCGCCGTTGCCGAGCAAAAACGCCATGATTCTTGA
- the LOC109786065 gene encoding scarecrow-like protein 23 isoform X2, which yields MKAKRAASMPDDEEKARGKRLQLHGSASEQGLAAAAGEEGERVAEAPETRGLRLLRLLLRCAEAVAMDQLPEARDMLQEVAELASPFGSSPERVAAYFGDALCARVLSSYLGAYSPLALRPLAAAQSRRISSAFQAYNALSPLVKFSHFTANKAILQALDGEDHVHVIDLDIMQGLQWPGLFHMLASRPRRPLSLRVTGLGASLDVLEATGRRLADFAASLGLPFEFQPIEGKIGHVADTTALLGPRHRHREATVVHWMHHCLYDVTGSDVGTVRLLKSLRPKLITIVEQDLGHSGDFLGRFVEALHYYSALFDALRDGAGAAEEERHAVERQLLGAEIRNIVAVGGPKRTGEVRVERWGDELRRAGFRPVSLAGSPAAQARLLIGMYPWKGYTLAEEDGCLKLGWKDLSLLTASSWEPTEDEHAAVAEQKRHDS from the coding sequence ATGAAGGCCAAGCGGGCGGCGTCGATGCCCGACGACGAGGAGAAGGCGCGCGGGAAGCGGCTGCAGCTGCATGGCTCCGCCTCCGAGCAGGGGCTGGCGGCGGCCgcgggggaggagggggagcgggtGGCGGAGGCGCCGGAGACGCGCGGGCTGCGGCTGCTGAGGCTGCTGCTCAGGTGCGCGGAGGCGGTTGCCATGGACCAGCTGCCGGAGGCGCGGGACATGCTGCAGGAGGTCGCCGAGCTGGCGTCCCCGTTCGGGTCGTCCCCGGAGCGCGTCGCGGCCTACTTCGGCGACGCGCTGTGCGCGCGCGTGCTCAGCTCGTACCTGGGCGCCTACTCGCCGCTCGCGCTCCGCCCGCTCGCGGCCGCGCAGAGCCGCCGCATCTCCTCGGCGTTCCAGGCGTACAACGCGCTCTCCCCGCTCGTCAAGTTCTCGCACTTCACGGCCAACAAGGCCATCCTGCAGGCGCTCGACGGCGAGGACCACGTCCACGTCATCGACCTCGACATCATGCAGGGGCTGCAGTGGCCGGGGCTGTTCCACATGCTCGCGTCCCGCCCCCGCAGGCCGCTCTCGCTCCGGGTCACCGGGCTCGGCGCCTCGCTCGACGTCCTCGAGGCCaccggccgccgcctcgccgacTTCGCGGCGTCGCTCGGGCTGCCCTTCGAGTTCCAGCCCATCGAGGGGAAGATCGGGCACGTCGCAGACACCACCGCCCTCCTCGGCCCGCGCCACCGCCACAGGGAGGCCACCGTCGTGCACTGGATGCACCACTGCCTCTACGACGTGACGGGCTCCGACGTCGGCACGGTGCGGCTGCTCAAGAGCCTGCGGCCGAAGCTGATCACGATCGTGGAGCAGGACCTGGGGCACAGCGGCGACTTCCTGGGCCGGTTCGTTGAGGCGCTGCACTACTACTCGGCGCTGTTCGACGCGCTGCGCGACGGCGCGGGCGCCGCGGAGGAGGAGCGGCACGCGGTGGAGCGGCAGCTCCTGGGCGCGGAGATACGGAACATCGTGGCCGTCGGGGGCCCGAAGCGGACGGGCGAGGTGCGGGTGGAGCGGTGGGGCGACGAGCTGCGCCGCGCAGGGTTCCGGCCCGTGTCCCTCGCCGGGAGCCCCGCCGCGCAGGCCAGGCTGCTGATCGGCATGTACCCGTGGAAGGGCTACACGCTGGCGGAGGAGGACGGGTGCCTCAAGCTCGGGTGGAAGGACCTCTCGTTGCTCACAGCATCGTCGTGGGAGCCGACGGAAGACGAGCACGCCGCCGTTGCCGAGCAAAAACGCCATGATTCTTGA